The proteins below come from a single Chitinophaga pinensis DSM 2588 genomic window:
- a CDS encoding S-adenosyl-l-methionine hydroxide adenosyltransferase family protein, with translation MSIITLTSDIGLQDYLVGAIKGQLWQHCPGAPVMDITHQISPFNLPQATYICKSAFSYYPPRTFHIVLINLFDRKANHVLLAEHNGQYIACADNGLVTMIANGTPDKVVRLQLYKDQPQDTFTILRRFAEAYKDLQSGKTLEQIGEPANDFVIKNNLQPMTGQDYIDGQIIHIDNFENVVVNITRQQFEEHRQGRPFSIFFRRDEVITQLCETYADVPEGHKLALFNAAGYLEIAINKGNAAGLFGLQGFSRDQLVSGFQKLAFYQTIRIIFG, from the coding sequence ATGTCCATAATTACACTGACATCCGACATCGGCTTGCAGGACTACCTGGTAGGCGCCATCAAAGGGCAGCTGTGGCAACACTGTCCTGGTGCCCCCGTCATGGATATCACTCACCAGATCTCCCCCTTCAACCTCCCACAGGCTACATATATATGTAAGAGCGCTTTCTCTTACTACCCGCCACGTACATTCCATATTGTACTGATCAACCTTTTCGACAGAAAAGCAAATCATGTATTACTGGCAGAACATAACGGACAATATATCGCCTGCGCTGATAACGGACTGGTGACGATGATAGCAAACGGTACTCCCGATAAAGTCGTAAGATTACAATTATATAAAGACCAACCCCAGGATACCTTTACCATCCTGAGACGATTCGCAGAAGCTTATAAAGATCTTCAGAGTGGTAAAACACTCGAACAGATCGGCGAACCCGCTAATGACTTCGTCATCAAGAATAACCTGCAACCAATGACCGGTCAGGATTATATTGATGGCCAGATCATTCATATCGATAACTTCGAGAACGTAGTCGTAAATATCACCCGCCAGCAGTTCGAAGAACACAGACAAGGCAGACCCTTCTCCATCTTCTTCCGCCGCGACGAGGTGATTACACAACTTTGTGAAACCTACGCCGATGTACCCGAAGGCCATAAACTGGCCCTCTTTAACGCCGCCGGCTATCTCGAAATCGCAATTAATAAAGGTAACGCCGCCGGCCTGTTTGGTCTTCAGGGCTTCAGCCGCGATCAACTGGTATCCGGCTTCCAGAAACTGGCATTTTATCAGACAATACGTATCATCTTCGGCTGA
- a CDS encoding DUF2723 domain-containing protein, whose protein sequence is MNFKRTNNIVGWVVCIIACTVYIMTMEATGSLWDCGEFISSAYKVQVPHPPGAPLFVLLGRLFTIPFPPSQAAIGVNLMSALSSGFTILFLFWTITHFARRLMVKAGEVISSEKMIAIMGAGTVGALAYTFSDSFWFSAVEGEVYAMSSLFTAIVFWAILKWEHESDEAYADRWIVFIAFTMGLSIGVHLLNLLTIPAIVMVYYFKRSPKVTPIGTFWAFIIGCAITGLVQKFVIQDTVKASGLMDVFFVNSLGLPFYSGFAFYFLALAAVLLYGLKNPKFGLYAPLILIASVIVIPAFNDASGAGIKILKLIISAAIVFIPYLVKLFDVKIESSSFTHAIKVTIYSIIFLLLGYSTYITTMIRSTANPSVDMYNVDNPISLVGYLGREQYGDFPLIYGQVFTARPTSYEDAGNIYARGKDKYEIAGKKQVPVYAAEDKMLFPRVWDASNDQGHADYYRDWLGLDANARPSFKDNVSFFVTYQVYFMYFRYFMWNFSGKQNDTQGYGNKRDGNWITGISFIDNIMYGDQSMMPDSLKNNKGHNTLFLLPFVLGVIGFFYQYNNHRKDTLVASLLFFFTGFAIVLYLNQAGNQPRERDYAYVGSFYAFAIWIGLGVLSVAEFLKKKTKSAISAPAAALVCLLAVPVLMGFQEWDDHDRSTKTIARDVAADYLNSCAENAILFTVGDNDTYPLWYAQEVEGIRPDVRVINLSLLGVDWYIDQQRHMVNKSAGVPMSWTPDKYQGENRNYIQYYDGGSFPQDKFYNLREVMAFMGSDDPRAKLSTTDGSQINYLPAKKLFVPVNVAEVLKNGTVDIHDSARVMPQLPFQISKSYLLKNDLAVYDIIAANDWKRPIYFTSPTDLGLNDYLRPDGLTYRLVPLAKTESNDPMGADNNVNIPVMYKNLMEKFAFGGANVPGTYFDEPNRKLLQYLRNAYTKLGTAMALAGDKDSALAVLNKSDKNLLQGNFPYAMTTPGQMHNYSSMQTVYAYYLAGDAKKADEISQLIIKDCTQQLQYYRCLPPSKMNGLQRDMQMAEQFITLLQRMKEDFTHPERRQSLEQPGGVNIDTVEPEADGAQTK, encoded by the coding sequence ATGAATTTTAAAAGGACCAACAATATTGTAGGTTGGGTTGTCTGTATCATTGCCTGCACTGTCTACATTATGACTATGGAGGCCACCGGAAGTCTGTGGGACTGCGGCGAGTTTATTTCTAGTGCCTACAAGGTACAGGTTCCGCACCCTCCGGGAGCTCCTTTATTTGTGCTGTTGGGTAGATTGTTTACCATTCCGTTTCCGCCCTCTCAGGCAGCTATCGGCGTAAACCTGATGTCTGCACTGTCAAGCGGATTCACTATCCTCTTCCTCTTCTGGACCATCACACACTTCGCTCGTCGTCTGATGGTGAAAGCCGGAGAAGTTATTTCCAGCGAAAAAATGATCGCCATCATGGGCGCCGGCACAGTAGGTGCATTAGCTTACACCTTCTCTGACTCTTTCTGGTTCTCTGCCGTTGAAGGCGAGGTGTACGCAATGTCCTCCCTCTTCACCGCCATCGTATTCTGGGCGATCCTGAAATGGGAACACGAATCAGATGAAGCATATGCTGACCGCTGGATCGTTTTCATCGCTTTCACAATGGGTCTCTCTATCGGTGTCCATCTGCTGAACCTCCTCACCATCCCGGCTATCGTAATGGTGTACTACTTCAAACGCTCTCCTAAAGTAACGCCTATCGGTACTTTCTGGGCATTTATCATTGGTTGCGCTATCACCGGTCTCGTGCAGAAGTTCGTTATCCAGGATACCGTTAAGGCTTCCGGTCTGATGGACGTATTCTTCGTGAATAGCCTCGGCCTGCCATTCTACAGTGGCTTCGCTTTCTACTTCCTCGCACTGGCTGCAGTCCTGTTATACGGATTGAAAAATCCTAAATTCGGTCTCTACGCGCCACTGATCCTGATCGCTTCCGTTATCGTCATCCCTGCCTTTAACGACGCTTCAGGTGCTGGTATCAAAATATTAAAGCTGATCATCTCAGCCGCAATCGTATTTATACCTTATCTGGTAAAACTGTTCGATGTTAAAATCGAATCATCCAGCTTTACTCACGCTATCAAAGTAACCATCTACTCTATCATCTTCCTGCTGCTCGGTTACTCCACTTATATTACTACAATGATCCGCTCTACCGCGAATCCATCTGTAGATATGTACAACGTGGACAACCCGATCTCCCTGGTAGGTTACCTGGGTCGTGAACAGTATGGTGATTTCCCGCTGATCTATGGTCAGGTATTCACTGCCCGCCCTACTTCTTATGAAGATGCAGGAAACATCTACGCACGTGGTAAAGACAAATATGAGATCGCTGGTAAAAAACAGGTTCCTGTTTACGCTGCTGAAGATAAAATGCTGTTCCCGCGTGTCTGGGACGCCAGCAACGATCAGGGGCATGCGGATTACTACCGCGACTGGCTGGGGCTCGATGCCAACGCACGTCCTAGCTTTAAAGATAACGTCAGCTTCTTCGTGACATACCAGGTTTACTTCATGTACTTCCGCTACTTTATGTGGAACTTCTCCGGTAAACAAAACGATACACAAGGTTACGGTAACAAACGTGACGGTAACTGGATCACTGGTATCTCCTTTATAGATAATATTATGTACGGCGACCAATCCATGATGCCGGACAGCTTAAAGAACAACAAAGGACACAATACCCTGTTCCTCCTGCCGTTCGTACTGGGTGTGATTGGTTTCTTCTATCAGTATAACAATCACCGTAAAGATACACTGGTCGCTTCCCTCCTGTTCTTCTTCACCGGTTTTGCCATCGTGCTCTACCTGAACCAGGCGGGTAACCAGCCACGTGAACGTGACTATGCATACGTAGGTTCCTTCTATGCATTCGCCATCTGGATCGGTCTGGGTGTACTGTCTGTGGCTGAATTCCTGAAGAAAAAGACTAAATCAGCGATCTCCGCTCCGGCAGCTGCACTCGTTTGTCTGCTGGCAGTGCCTGTCCTGATGGGCTTCCAGGAATGGGATGACCACGACCGTTCTACCAAAACCATCGCCCGTGATGTTGCTGCTGACTACCTGAACTCCTGTGCTGAAAATGCAATCCTGTTCACCGTCGGCGATAACGATACCTACCCGCTGTGGTATGCACAGGAAGTAGAAGGTATCCGTCCTGATGTTCGTGTGATCAACCTCAGCCTCCTCGGTGTAGACTGGTATATCGATCAGCAACGTCATATGGTTAACAAGAGCGCAGGCGTTCCAATGTCCTGGACTCCTGATAAATACCAGGGCGAAAACCGCAACTACATCCAATACTATGATGGCGGTAGCTTCCCGCAGGATAAATTCTATAACCTGAGAGAAGTAATGGCATTCATGGGTTCTGATGATCCTCGTGCTAAACTGTCTACTACCGACGGTTCACAGATCAACTACCTGCCTGCTAAAAAACTCTTCGTACCGGTAAACGTAGCAGAAGTGCTGAAAAACGGTACCGTTGATATCCACGATAGCGCACGTGTAATGCCACAGCTGCCATTCCAGATCAGCAAATCTTACCTGCTGAAAAATGACCTGGCGGTATACGACATCATCGCCGCTAACGACTGGAAACGTCCTATCTACTTCACCAGCCCAACCGATCTCGGTCTGAACGACTACCTCCGTCCGGATGGTCTGACCTACCGCCTCGTGCCGCTGGCTAAGACAGAAAGCAACGATCCGATGGGTGCCGACAATAACGTTAACATCCCTGTGATGTACAAAAACCTGATGGAAAAATTCGCTTTCGGTGGTGCTAACGTTCCAGGTACTTACTTCGACGAACCTAACCGTAAACTGCTGCAATACCTGCGTAACGCTTACACTAAACTGGGTACCGCTATGGCCCTGGCCGGTGACAAAGATTCCGCACTCGCAGTACTGAATAAGAGCGATAAAAACCTCCTGCAGGGTAACTTCCCTTACGCAATGACCACGCCAGGACAGATGCACAACTACAGCTCTATGCAGACTGTATACGCTTACTACCTGGCTGGCGATGCGAAGAAAGCAGACGAGATCTCTCAGCTGATCATCAAAGATTGTACACAGCAGTTACAATACTATCGCTGCCTGCCACCTTCTAAAATGAATGGTTTGCAGCGTGATATGCAGATGGCTGAACAGTTCATCACCCTGCTGCAGCGTATGAAGGAAGATTTTACACATCCTGAACGCCGCCAGTCACTGGAGCAACCGGGTGGTGTCAATATTGACACTGTTGAGCCGGAAGCTGATGGTGCACAAACAAAATAA
- a CDS encoding Zn-ribbon-containing protein: protein MFIYQILFARAIWPQAEREAFLHDADFFIRSLRSNGQLVSRNHVFLFQEDAVSLHVQCLKKDSLEERYNSDYVNQWISVLMERYGVTVSYQYLGEHLVPVPTAEVGASSSFILYWGGPSPVRSGDTFDQIPLYHLPYTSVWQRNYEDINSWSNSYAEIDGLWFRGSMGEKHFHHFLSDINSPLTTQGRSICNRLEQLTGKPSYYYLFNADNKDSGHHCPSCGGEWQLESKLLAKFDLKCDHCRLVSGRIRN from the coding sequence ATGTTCATCTATCAGATCCTGTTTGCAAGGGCTATATGGCCTCAGGCGGAAAGGGAGGCATTTCTCCATGACGCCGACTTCTTTATCCGTTCCCTCCGTTCCAATGGTCAGTTAGTATCCCGAAATCATGTATTTCTTTTCCAGGAAGATGCGGTGTCCCTGCATGTGCAGTGTCTAAAAAAGGACTCGCTGGAAGAGCGTTATAACAGCGATTATGTCAATCAATGGATTTCTGTGCTGATGGAACGATATGGCGTGACGGTATCCTATCAATACCTGGGTGAGCATCTGGTGCCGGTACCAACGGCGGAAGTGGGTGCGTCCAGTTCGTTTATTCTTTACTGGGGCGGGCCTTCTCCTGTAAGATCGGGAGATACCTTTGACCAGATACCGCTTTATCATTTGCCGTATACGAGTGTATGGCAGCGGAATTATGAGGACATCAATTCCTGGTCGAATAGTTACGCGGAGATTGACGGACTATGGTTCCGTGGATCGATGGGAGAAAAACACTTTCATCATTTTTTATCGGATATTAATAGTCCGCTGACGACGCAGGGACGTAGTATCTGTAACCGGCTGGAGCAATTGACGGGTAAACCGAGTTATTACTACCTTTTTAATGCTGATAATAAGGACTCAGGGCATCATTGTCCGTCATGTGGCGGAGAATGGCAGCTGGAGAGTAAGTTACTGGCGAAATTTGACCTGAAGTGTGATCATTGCAGGCTGGTGTCGGGGAGAATTAGGAATTAA
- a CDS encoding sugar phosphate isomerase/epimerase family protein — protein sequence MIKKLSSVLFLAGVLAGATMTSTLSFAQGKAADKLGWKLGAQAYTFNRFTLGQALEKMDSAGIEYVECYNGQTIGDGIDGKFDWRMDAAKQAEVKAMFKAKKKKLVAYGVVSPASELEWEQVFKFAKSMGIQVITAEPKREHWDAVSALCDKYKIKVAIHDHPKPSHYWHPDSVLVAIQGRSKYMGACADIGHWVRSGMEPVDCIKQLKGHVLHLHFKDLNEKSRDAHDVIWGNGVCNMPAVLAELKAQGFKGMFSVEYEYNWDNSVPDVKESVKFWWDQVGKL from the coding sequence ATGATTAAAAAATTGAGCAGCGTGCTGTTCCTGGCCGGTGTATTGGCCGGAGCGACGATGACATCCACGTTAAGTTTTGCGCAGGGAAAAGCCGCCGATAAGCTGGGCTGGAAATTAGGAGCACAAGCTTATACCTTTAACCGTTTTACATTGGGACAAGCCCTTGAAAAGATGGATAGCGCGGGTATTGAGTATGTGGAGTGTTATAACGGTCAGACGATCGGGGATGGCATTGATGGCAAATTCGACTGGAGAATGGATGCCGCAAAGCAGGCGGAAGTAAAAGCTATGTTTAAGGCAAAAAAGAAGAAACTGGTGGCTTATGGCGTAGTATCGCCGGCCAGCGAACTGGAATGGGAGCAGGTGTTTAAATTCGCGAAATCTATGGGCATCCAGGTGATCACTGCGGAGCCTAAACGCGAGCATTGGGATGCAGTATCTGCATTGTGTGATAAATACAAGATTAAGGTAGCAATTCACGACCATCCGAAACCAAGTCATTACTGGCATCCCGATAGCGTACTGGTCGCGATTCAGGGACGCAGTAAGTACATGGGCGCCTGTGCGGATATCGGTCACTGGGTACGTTCTGGCATGGAGCCGGTTGATTGTATTAAACAGCTGAAGGGGCATGTATTGCACCTGCATTTCAAAGACCTGAATGAGAAATCCCGCGATGCGCATGACGTGATCTGGGGTAATGGTGTTTGTAATATGCCTGCTGTACTGGCTGAGCTGAAAGCACAGGGCTTTAAGGGCATGTTCTCTGTAGAATATGAGTATAACTGGGATAACAGCGTACCGGATGTGAAAGAGAGCGTAAAGTTCTGGTGGGACCAGGTAGGAAAATTATAA
- a CDS encoding vWA domain-containing protein codes for MRGIHFSKFEPDEQQGKSPFEKLLDVFTQLLTYTSGDVSEALQWLTELDKEYQLTNEDYGIGDFIQELREKGYIRENEENGNIQITGKTEQSIRKRALEEIFGKLKKSNNVGNHNTRKSGQGDELNADSRPYQFGDALEQIDMTASIRNAQINHGIDSFSIHQDDLEIQETDFKTQTSTALMIDISHSMILYGEDRITPAKKVAMALSELITTRYPKDTLDIIVFGNDAWQIEIKDLPYLQVGPFHTNTVAGLELAMDILRRRRNPNKQIFMITDGKPTCLKNGKEYYKNSFGLDRKILNRTLNLAAQCKKLKIPITTFMVATDPWLQKFVTEFTETNNGKAFFSGLDKLGQFLFFDFENGKRKML; via the coding sequence ATGAGAGGCATACATTTTTCCAAATTTGAACCCGATGAGCAGCAGGGAAAATCGCCCTTTGAGAAGTTACTGGATGTATTCACTCAACTGCTGACTTACACCAGCGGAGATGTCAGTGAAGCATTACAATGGCTGACCGAACTGGACAAAGAGTACCAACTTACCAATGAAGATTACGGCATCGGAGATTTTATACAGGAACTGAGAGAAAAAGGATATATCCGTGAAAATGAAGAAAACGGAAACATCCAGATAACCGGCAAGACAGAACAGAGTATCCGCAAAAGAGCACTGGAAGAGATCTTCGGAAAACTGAAGAAATCAAACAACGTCGGTAATCACAATACCCGCAAATCCGGTCAGGGAGACGAACTGAATGCTGATAGCCGTCCTTATCAGTTTGGAGACGCACTGGAACAGATCGATATGACAGCTTCCATCCGCAACGCCCAGATCAATCACGGTATTGACAGCTTCTCCATCCATCAGGACGACCTGGAAATCCAGGAAACAGACTTCAAAACCCAGACGTCCACCGCCCTGATGATCGATATCTCCCACTCCATGATCCTCTACGGCGAAGACCGTATCACGCCGGCCAAAAAAGTAGCCATGGCCCTTAGTGAACTTATCACAACCCGCTACCCGAAAGACACGCTCGACATTATTGTATTTGGTAACGACGCCTGGCAGATAGAGATTAAAGATCTCCCTTATCTGCAGGTCGGCCCTTTCCATACCAATACTGTTGCGGGTCTGGAACTGGCCATGGATATTCTCAGACGCAGACGCAACCCGAATAAACAGATCTTCATGATCACCGACGGTAAGCCAACCTGCCTCAAGAACGGGAAAGAGTACTATAAAAACAGCTTCGGACTGGACCGCAAAATCCTCAACCGTACGCTCAATCTTGCTGCTCAATGCAAGAAACTAAAAATTCCGATCACCACCTTTATGGTAGCTACCGACCCGTGGTTGCAAAAATTCGTAACAGAGTTTACAGAAACCAACAACGGGAAAGCCTTCTTCTCTGGTCTGGACAAACTGGGACAATTCCTTTTCTTCGACTTCGAGAACGGAAAAAGAAAAATGCTTTAA
- a CDS encoding sigma 54-interacting transcriptional regulator, whose product MNINISTLGELKKSGYKPKSVKEEIRQNLIRKLQQKENAFPGIIGYEDTVIPDTERALLSRHNILFLGLRGQAKTRMARQMVSLLDEYIPIVEGSEVNDSPFEPLSRHARDIVAELGDATPISWVHRDQRYSEKLATPDVSVADLVGDIDPIKAANMKLNYADERVIHFGIIPRSNRGIFVINELPDLQARIQVSLFNILQEGDIQIRGFKVRMPLDILFVFTANPEDYTNRGSIVTPLKDRIESQIITHYPKNIENSLLITEQEANVHDEQRHVHISDMIKRLIEQVAFEARNSEYVDKKSGVSARLTIAAYENAVSAGERRAIINKEKETYVRIADLQGIIPAITGKIELVYEGEQEGPLQVAVNLLDKAIRSVFSQYFPNPDSFKKRKQSAAGENPYRAVIQWFDKGNAVQLLQDVNDKQYETSLQKVDGLKELIKGKFPHANNKEQLLLMEFVLHGLASYSLISKKVVENETRFSDLLGTMMNFGSGTEEENDEF is encoded by the coding sequence ATGAATATCAACATAAGTACGTTAGGTGAATTAAAGAAGAGTGGATATAAACCTAAATCCGTTAAAGAAGAGATCAGACAAAACCTGATCCGTAAACTCCAGCAAAAAGAAAACGCATTCCCCGGTATCATCGGCTACGAAGACACCGTTATTCCTGATACGGAAAGAGCCCTGCTCTCCCGTCATAATATCCTGTTCCTCGGTCTCCGCGGACAGGCAAAAACTCGTATGGCCCGGCAGATGGTTTCCCTGCTGGACGAATACATTCCCATCGTGGAAGGTTCTGAAGTGAACGATAGTCCCTTCGAACCACTCTCCCGTCACGCACGTGATATCGTTGCCGAACTGGGTGACGCCACGCCTATCTCATGGGTACACCGTGACCAGCGTTACAGCGAAAAACTCGCTACGCCGGATGTATCCGTAGCTGACCTCGTCGGTGATATCGACCCGATCAAGGCTGCTAACATGAAACTGAACTATGCAGACGAGCGTGTGATCCACTTCGGTATCATTCCACGCTCCAACAGAGGCATCTTCGTGATCAACGAATTGCCCGACCTGCAGGCCCGTATACAGGTATCCCTGTTCAACATCCTCCAGGAAGGCGATATCCAGATCCGTGGTTTTAAAGTACGTATGCCACTGGATATTCTCTTCGTGTTCACTGCAAATCCGGAAGACTATACCAATCGTGGTTCCATCGTAACGCCACTCAAAGACCGTATAGAAAGCCAGATCATTACACACTATCCGAAGAATATCGAAAACTCCCTGCTCATTACCGAACAGGAAGCCAATGTACATGATGAACAACGCCATGTACATATCAGCGATATGATCAAGCGCCTTATCGAACAGGTGGCTTTTGAAGCGCGTAACAGTGAGTACGTTGACAAAAAGAGCGGTGTATCTGCCCGTCTGACCATCGCCGCTTATGAAAACGCAGTGAGCGCAGGCGAACGCAGAGCCATCATCAACAAGGAAAAAGAAACTTACGTACGTATAGCCGACCTCCAGGGTATTATTCCGGCCATTACCGGTAAAATAGAGCTGGTATATGAAGGCGAACAGGAAGGGCCGTTACAGGTGGCCGTAAATCTCCTCGACAAGGCCATCCGCAGCGTCTTCTCCCAGTACTTCCCGAACCCGGATTCCTTCAAAAAACGTAAACAGAGCGCTGCTGGCGAGAATCCTTACAGGGCGGTTATCCAATGGTTTGATAAAGGCAATGCCGTACAGTTATTGCAGGATGTAAATGATAAGCAATACGAGACATCCCTTCAGAAGGTAGATGGTCTGAAAGAGCTGATCAAAGGGAAATTCCCACATGCCAATAACAAAGAACAGTTACTGCTCATGGAATTCGTATTACACGGCCTCGCTTCCTACTCCCTCATCAGTAAAAAGGTGGTGGAAAACGAGACCCGCTTCAGTGATCTCCTTGGTACCATGATGAACTTCGGTTCCGGTACAGAAGAAGAAAACGACGAATTCTAA
- a CDS encoding Gfo/Idh/MocA family protein, translated as MNNSRRHFIRSASTLVAGAGLVGALPSALRAVAPSDKINVAAIGINGMGWSDLTAILKNPYAQCVALCDVDKNVLDKRAAELDKKGQKVKTYGDYRKLLEDKSIDAVIIGTPDHWHCLQMTDAVSAGKDVYVEKPIGNSIAEIKAMLYAQENTKRVVQVGQWQRSQQHFKDAIAFVHSGKLGQVRLVKAWAYMGWMHSIPKQPDGNPPAGVDYAAWLGPAQKRPFNPNRFHFNFRWYWDYAGGLMTDWGVHLLDYALLGMKAQHPQSVMAAGGKFAYPDDAAETPDTLTTVYQFDGFNIQWEHAIGIDGGPYGRDHGIAFIGNNGTLVLDRGGWEVIPEKDKMEAVPRQKSVDNGLDKHATNFLEVIKSRKLEDLNTPLSAGAHVATIAQLGNIAYKTSQKLHWNGATGGFTEKEANKYLTPEYHNGYKLPKSTMK; from the coding sequence ATGAACAACTCAAGAAGACACTTTATCCGCTCTGCCTCTACCCTTGTCGCAGGAGCTGGATTAGTCGGTGCGTTGCCCTCCGCTCTCCGCGCAGTTGCCCCCAGTGATAAGATCAATGTCGCCGCTATCGGCATCAACGGAATGGGCTGGTCAGACCTCACCGCTATTCTCAAAAACCCGTACGCACAATGCGTCGCCCTCTGTGATGTTGACAAAAATGTACTCGATAAACGGGCCGCAGAACTGGACAAGAAGGGCCAGAAAGTAAAGACCTATGGCGACTACCGTAAATTACTGGAGGACAAATCCATCGATGCCGTGATCATCGGTACGCCCGATCACTGGCACTGCCTCCAGATGACTGACGCCGTATCCGCAGGGAAAGACGTTTACGTCGAAAAGCCCATCGGTAACTCTATTGCAGAGATTAAAGCCATGCTGTATGCCCAGGAAAACACCAAACGTGTCGTACAGGTAGGTCAGTGGCAACGTAGTCAGCAACACTTTAAAGACGCCATCGCTTTCGTACATTCCGGTAAACTCGGACAAGTCCGCCTGGTCAAAGCCTGGGCCTATATGGGCTGGATGCACTCCATTCCAAAACAACCAGATGGTAATCCCCCTGCAGGTGTAGATTACGCTGCCTGGCTAGGTCCTGCGCAAAAGCGCCCTTTTAATCCTAATCGCTTCCATTTCAATTTCCGCTGGTATTGGGATTATGCTGGCGGACTGATGACCGACTGGGGCGTACACCTGCTCGATTATGCATTGTTAGGCATGAAGGCACAGCACCCGCAGTCAGTAATGGCTGCCGGCGGCAAATTCGCTTATCCTGATGATGCGGCTGAAACACCGGATACACTGACAACAGTTTATCAGTTCGACGGCTTCAATATACAATGGGAACACGCTATCGGCATAGACGGCGGTCCTTACGGCCGTGATCACGGTATTGCCTTCATCGGCAATAACGGTACACTGGTACTGGATCGTGGCGGATGGGAAGTGATCCCTGAAAAAGATAAAATGGAAGCAGTGCCACGTCAGAAGTCCGTGGACAATGGCCTGGACAAACATGCCACCAACTTCCTGGAAGTAATTAAGTCCCGCAAACTGGAAGACCTGAACACGCCACTGTCAGCCGGCGCACACGTCGCTACTATTGCCCAGTTGGGAAATATCGCTTACAAAACAAGCCAGAAGCTACACTGGAATGGCGCTACCGGTGGATTCACTGAAAAAGAGGCCAACAAATACCTCACACCTGAATATCACAATGGTTATAAACTGCCTAAGTCAACCATGAAGTAA
- a CDS encoding ankyrin repeat domain-containing protein yields MSAIVNEFFNAARTGDITFLQENISKIEDLNVRDSRGYTPLIIATYNNQIEAAALLLEAGADVNAADYGGNTSLMGVSFKGYPEIATLLIGYGADLNLQHGNGGTALMFAAMFGRNDMIKLLLDFGADINIRENRGMTAADLAAQQGNAAGVEMLEAAGIEK; encoded by the coding sequence ATGAGTGCAATTGTCAATGAATTTTTTAATGCGGCAAGAACCGGCGACATCACTTTTTTGCAGGAAAACATCAGTAAAATAGAGGATCTGAATGTTCGCGACAGTCGTGGATATACACCCCTGATCATTGCCACCTATAATAACCAGATCGAGGCAGCTGCATTATTGCTCGAAGCAGGTGCAGATGTAAATGCGGCAGACTATGGTGGAAACACTTCTCTGATGGGCGTAAGTTTCAAAGGTTATCCGGAAATAGCAACGTTGCTGATTGGTTATGGCGCTGATCTGAACTTGCAACATGGCAATGGCGGTACTGCGTTGATGTTTGCCGCGATGTTTGGAAGGAATGATATGATAAAGCTATTGCTTGATTTTGGTGCGGACATCAATATCCGGGAGAATAGAGGGATGACTGCCGCTGATCTGGCAGCACAACAGGGAAATGCAGCAGGAGTGGAAATGCTGGAGGCAGCAGGAATTGAAAAGTAG